One window of the Acidobacteriota bacterium genome contains the following:
- the flgG gene encoding flagellar basal-body rod protein FlgG → MLRAMYSAASGMEATQTNIDNISHNLANTNTTGFKQRRTQFEDLLYQNLVSPGGNATTATEVPTGLQIGLGTRAVSNGIVFLQGDYIQTGNDFDVAIEGAGFFRVRLADGNTAYSRAGNFHLSRDGIMVTANGDPLEPQITIPTEATNVLIGADGTVSYNLPGDPNAQQAGQIQLANFANPAGLNSIGRNLYLPTAASGDAVDGIPGENGMGSLLHKFLESSNVNIVEEMVNLIVSQRAYESNSRVLRAADQMYQELNNLSR, encoded by the coding sequence ATGTTGAGAGCAATGTACAGCGCGGCCAGCGGGATGGAGGCCACCCAGACCAACATCGACAATATTTCCCACAATCTGGCCAACACCAACACGACCGGATTCAAGCAGCGCCGCACACAGTTCGAGGACCTGCTTTATCAGAACCTGGTCTCTCCGGGCGGAAACGCCACCACGGCCACGGAAGTCCCGACGGGACTCCAGATCGGGCTGGGGACGCGGGCCGTCTCGAACGGCATCGTCTTTCTGCAGGGCGACTACATTCAGACCGGTAACGACTTCGACGTGGCCATCGAGGGGGCCGGATTCTTCCGCGTCCGCCTGGCCGACGGCAACACTGCCTATTCCCGCGCCGGAAACTTCCATCTTTCCCGCGACGGCATCATGGTGACCGCCAACGGCGATCCGCTGGAGCCTCAGATCACCATTCCCACCGAGGCCACCAACGTGCTGATCGGCGCCGACGGCACCGTCTCCTACAACCTTCCGGGAGACCCCAACGCGCAGCAGGCGGGGCAGATCCAGTTGGCCAACTTCGCCAACCCCGCCGGACTCAACAGCATCGGGCGCAACCTCTACCTGCCCACGGCCGCCAGCGGAGACGCTGTGGACGGCATCCCGGGCGAGAACGGAATGGGATCGCTGCTTCACAAGTTCCTCGAGAGCAGCAACGTTAACATCGTGGAAGAAATGGTTAATTTGATCGTCAGCCAGCGTGCCTACGAGTCCAACTCGCGGGTGCTGCGGGCCGCCGATCAAATGTATCAAGAACTCAATAACCTGAGCCGCTAG
- a CDS encoding flagellar hook-basal body protein, giving the protein MNHGLYIAAAGMKSRAQALEVSANNVANAGVAGYKRDMVFYGIFNRVRGNPLERALADSVVAEESRTNFSAGTLQRTDNPLDLALASDGFFAVQTGEGVSYTRNGQFTLDANRRIVSAAGEPLLNENNRPIILPEGQVEVGSLGDVSVDGVLAGRIQIVDFQDKAQLVKAGSVLFQAPQGAEPLPPENLSVKQGFLERSNVNPVAGLADAMHNMRTFEMLARAMRMMSQDVDRRAIDEIARVNA; this is encoded by the coding sequence ATGAACCACGGACTCTATATCGCAGCGGCCGGAATGAAGAGCCGGGCCCAGGCCTTGGAGGTGAGCGCCAACAACGTGGCCAACGCGGGCGTGGCCGGCTACAAGCGCGACATGGTCTTCTACGGCATCTTCAATCGGGTGCGTGGAAATCCTCTGGAGCGGGCCCTGGCAGATTCGGTGGTGGCCGAAGAGTCGCGCACCAACTTCAGCGCCGGCACCCTGCAGCGCACCGACAATCCCCTCGATCTGGCCTTGGCCTCGGACGGCTTTTTCGCCGTCCAGACCGGAGAAGGCGTCAGCTACACGCGCAACGGGCAATTCACGCTCGACGCCAACCGCCGCATCGTCAGCGCCGCGGGCGAGCCTCTGCTCAACGAAAACAACCGCCCCATCATCTTGCCGGAAGGCCAAGTGGAGGTGGGATCGCTGGGCGACGTGAGCGTCGACGGAGTACTGGCAGGGCGAATTCAAATCGTCGACTTCCAAGATAAGGCTCAACTGGTCAAAGCCGGCAGCGTGCTTTTCCAGGCTCCCCAGGGAGCGGAGCCACTGCCGCCCGAGAACCTCTCGGTCAAGCAAGGATTCCTGGAACGGTCCAATGTCAACCCGGTGGCCGGACTGGCTGACGCCATGCACAACATGCGCACCTTCGAAATGCTGGCCCGGGCCATGAGAATGATGAGTCAAGACGTCGATCGCCGAGCCATCGACGAGATCGCGCGGGTCAACGCCTGA
- a CDS encoding FliM/FliN family flagellar motor switch protein gives MSSDNRHSENIQRILDIDLPVTVSFGSAKWPLKEILEMVPGSVLELDRAADDPVVLKINDRPFARGEVVVVDGYYGIKILQIESPENRIHSLGG, from the coding sequence ATGAGCAGCGACAACCGTCACAGCGAAAACATCCAACGCATCCTCGACATCGACCTGCCCGTAACGGTCAGTTTCGGCTCGGCCAAGTGGCCCCTAAAGGAGATCCTGGAGATGGTCCCCGGGTCGGTGCTGGAACTGGACCGGGCCGCCGATGATCCGGTGGTGCTGAAGATCAACGACCGTCCTTTTGCCCGCGGCGAGGTGGTGGTAGTGGACGGCTACTACGGCATCAAGATCCTGCAGATCGAGTCGCCCGAAAACCGCATTCACTCACTGGGAGGCTAG
- a CDS encoding flagellar motor switch protein FliM — MSDQILSQDEISALLGSEKGAKKKKASKEAPKAAREAESEAAQEPAASASPQRGSEETSSRGTISVSRNVFPILKPQGLGTELENTLNVVLDSFAQNGVSTLAAALRAQVGLKVEGMDQLSYREFIQGLPEPSSIWSLRLEPMGLNVALCLESKLVHAMVDVLMGGNGSVPKIKRSITELDQSVMESMVTVFCQEFRESWSRVMHFDMEIESRETRPGFLQLYSHGENMISIIMLMRAGETEGQIFWGIPGLMLLKFKHKMEMQTHARSGQNPEHARMRIHELMAQMPTDLSAQARGTQISVAQLLEMQKDDILRLDHRVDAPVDLVVNGAPKFKGQVVLSNGHRALQMS; from the coding sequence ATGAGCGATCAGATCCTCAGCCAAGACGAAATCAGCGCGCTGCTGGGCTCCGAGAAAGGCGCCAAGAAGAAGAAGGCGTCCAAAGAGGCGCCCAAGGCCGCCCGGGAAGCGGAGTCCGAGGCCGCTCAGGAGCCAGCGGCTTCGGCATCGCCTCAGAGGGGAAGCGAAGAGACTTCTTCGCGGGGGACCATTTCGGTCAGCCGCAACGTCTTTCCCATCCTCAAACCGCAGGGCCTGGGCACAGAGCTGGAGAACACTCTCAACGTGGTGCTCGATTCCTTCGCCCAAAACGGCGTCTCCACCCTGGCCGCCGCCCTGCGGGCTCAGGTCGGCCTCAAGGTGGAGGGTATGGACCAGCTCTCCTACCGCGAATTCATACAGGGATTGCCAGAGCCTTCTTCCATCTGGTCCCTGCGCCTCGAACCCATGGGGCTCAACGTGGCGCTGTGCCTTGAATCCAAGCTGGTTCACGCCATGGTCGACGTGCTCATGGGCGGAAACGGATCGGTTCCCAAGATCAAACGCTCCATCACCGAGCTGGATCAGTCGGTCATGGAATCGATGGTGACGGTCTTCTGCCAGGAGTTCCGCGAATCCTGGTCGCGGGTCATGCACTTCGACATGGAAATCGAGTCGCGCGAGACCCGTCCCGGGTTTCTCCAGCTCTACTCTCACGGCGAAAACATGATCTCCATCATCATGCTGATGCGGGCGGGCGAGACCGAGGGCCAGATCTTCTGGGGCATTCCCGGACTGATGCTGCTCAAGTTCAAGCACAAGATGGAGATGCAGACCCATGCCCGCAGCGGGCAGAACCCCGAACACGCCCGCATGCGCATCCATGAACTGATGGCGCAGATGCCCACCGATCTCAGCGCCCAAGCCCGGGGCACGCAGATCAGCGTGGCCCAACTCCTGGAGATGCAGAAAGACGACATCCTCCGCCTCGACCACCGCGTCGACGCTCCGGTCGACCTGGTCGTCAACGGCGCTCCCAAGTTTAAAGGTCAGGTGGTCCTGTCCAACGGTCATCGGGCCCTGCAGATGAGTTGA
- a CDS encoding FliA/WhiG family RNA polymerase sigma factor produces the protein MATAGNALKVKAYQESKTAEEKRDEVVLKHLPQIKYIAQRIAAKLPPDVQLDDLISAGVIGLLDAYEKFDESKGVKFKTYAEVRIRGAILDSLRDLDWAPRSLRKRSKEVEEAYARVEQRLGRSAEDEEIAEELDLNLEDFHALIDQLKGLNIGHFQIADEAGDKGDSEDVPLRYVPAADEEESPFEMCLKSEIRQMLTQFIKKLPEREQLVIALYYDEELTMKEIGKILGVNESRISQLHTRAMLRLRARMQKAFKR, from the coding sequence ATGGCAACGGCAGGCAATGCCCTCAAAGTGAAAGCCTATCAAGAGTCGAAGACGGCGGAGGAAAAGCGCGACGAGGTCGTGCTCAAACACCTTCCGCAGATCAAGTACATCGCCCAACGAATCGCGGCCAAGCTGCCGCCCGACGTGCAACTGGACGACTTGATCAGCGCCGGCGTCATCGGACTGCTGGACGCCTACGAGAAGTTCGACGAAAGCAAGGGCGTCAAGTTCAAGACCTATGCCGAGGTGCGCATCCGGGGAGCCATCCTCGACAGTCTGCGCGATCTCGACTGGGCCCCCCGCTCCCTGCGCAAACGCAGCAAGGAGGTGGAAGAAGCCTACGCCCGCGTCGAACAGCGCCTGGGGCGCTCTGCCGAAGATGAAGAAATCGCCGAGGAACTCGACCTCAACCTGGAAGACTTCCACGCCCTGATCGATCAGCTCAAAGGACTCAACATCGGTCATTTCCAGATCGCCGACGAGGCCGGGGACAAGGGCGATTCCGAGGACGTGCCGCTGCGCTATGTGCCGGCCGCCGATGAAGAGGAGTCGCCCTTCGAGATGTGCCTGAAGAGCGAGATCCGCCAGATGTTGACCCAGTTCATCAAGAAACTCCCCGAGCGCGAGCAACTGGTCATCGCCCTCTACTACGACGAGGAACTGACCATGAAGGAAATCGGAAAGATCCTGGGCGTCAACGAGTCTCGGATTTCCCAGTTGCACACCCGGGCCATGCTGCGCTTGAGGGCCCGCATGCAGAAAGCTTTCAAAAGGTAA
- a CDS encoding MinD/ParA family protein, which produces MQSRGPLPTFDGRHCQVLAVTSGKGGVGKTNLSVNLAISLSRQGYRVAILDADFGLANVDVFLGLTPGYHLGHVVEGIVPLRSIVLQGPEGVDVIPASSGIQEMSELGETRRGHILDQLNRLVEDYDYVLIDTAAGISTNVLGLLHFSRRVIVVLVPEPTAIVDAYALIKVFNKSNRDKEMLVVVNSAEDEDEAEEVFGQLSRVADRFLGRRLQLLGYVLKDENVHEAIVQQVPLMVTSPQSAAGRCLDRIAQQLSQSIAIHQSN; this is translated from the coding sequence GTGCAGAGCAGGGGCCCGTTACCGACCTTCGATGGACGGCATTGCCAAGTGCTGGCCGTCACCAGCGGCAAGGGAGGGGTGGGCAAGACCAATCTGTCGGTCAACCTGGCCATTTCGCTCAGCCGTCAGGGCTACCGGGTAGCCATCCTGGACGCCGACTTCGGGCTGGCCAACGTAGACGTCTTTCTGGGACTGACTCCCGGATACCACCTGGGACACGTGGTGGAAGGCATCGTGCCGCTTCGCTCCATCGTCTTGCAGGGGCCGGAAGGCGTGGACGTCATCCCCGCCAGTTCGGGGATTCAAGAGATGAGCGAACTGGGCGAGACACGCCGGGGACACATCCTGGATCAGCTCAACCGGTTGGTCGAGGACTACGACTACGTACTCATCGACACCGCGGCCGGCATCTCCACCAACGTGCTGGGACTGCTTCATTTCTCGCGCCGTGTCATCGTGGTGCTGGTTCCCGAGCCCACCGCCATCGTGGACGCTTACGCCCTCATCAAGGTCTTCAACAAAAGCAACCGGGACAAGGAGATGCTGGTCGTCGTCAACTCGGCCGAAGACGAGGACGAAGCCGAAGAGGTCTTCGGACAGCTTTCCCGAGTGGCCGACCGCTTTCTAGGCCGGCGCCTGCAATTGCTGGGCTACGTGCTCAAGGACGAAAACGTCCACGAAGCCATCGTGCAGCAGGTCCCGCTCATGGTTACCAGCCCCCAAAGCGCGGCCGGACGCTGTCTGGACCGCATTGCGCAACAACTCAGCCAAAGCATAGCGATTCATCAGAGCAACTAG
- the flhF gene encoding flagellar biosynthesis protein FlhF — protein MKIKTYHNHSVTKALEQIKKDLGSDAVILSTKRTKTRGMLGLMPKVAYEITAASEAQAARKDGGAAVATEGASNGVSRLSRSVDSYEVADGPPRAPSKGPAQHSKAALKRPSGGDGPELKPQLERLAAELEKLKRLVGRRQSLAAGEIALNFKAGANPEWKQSEEAAAEMARLVVEGIDRDLAHSLLRFALRERSREGKSEAPLRPYLRQAVRRMVQTAPIDFEKTRTAIFVGPTGVGKTTTIAKLAAVFALGEQKRVELITLDTYRIAAAEQLRTYADIIGVPIRVVSGIEELDRAIQEASARRDCVFIDTTGHSHKQAEDMAALSSFLRRRSDIEKHLVLSITTKSDDLREIIEAFGEYAPDKLVFTKLDETSTYGSIAGEVILSGMPLSYLTNGQAVPDDIQVPTPQFVSELVIPD, from the coding sequence ATGAAGATCAAGACCTACCACAACCATTCGGTGACCAAGGCGCTGGAACAGATCAAGAAAGATCTGGGCAGCGACGCCGTCATCCTCAGCACCAAGCGAACCAAAACCCGCGGAATGCTGGGATTGATGCCCAAGGTGGCCTACGAAATCACCGCCGCCAGCGAGGCTCAGGCGGCCCGGAAAGACGGAGGCGCTGCGGTTGCGACCGAGGGTGCTTCCAACGGCGTCTCGCGGCTGAGCCGGTCCGTCGATTCCTATGAGGTGGCTGATGGACCGCCACGCGCCCCATCGAAGGGGCCCGCTCAGCACTCGAAAGCCGCGTTGAAGAGACCCTCCGGCGGCGACGGACCGGAACTCAAGCCGCAGCTTGAACGGCTGGCCGCGGAACTGGAAAAGCTCAAGCGCCTGGTAGGCCGGCGCCAATCGCTGGCCGCCGGCGAAATCGCCCTCAATTTCAAAGCCGGAGCCAACCCCGAGTGGAAGCAGAGCGAAGAGGCCGCCGCCGAAATGGCCCGCCTGGTGGTGGAAGGCATCGACCGCGACCTGGCTCATTCGCTGCTGCGCTTTGCTCTGCGCGAGCGCTCCCGTGAAGGGAAGTCAGAAGCTCCCTTGCGGCCCTATCTCCGCCAGGCTGTGCGGCGCATGGTGCAGACCGCGCCCATCGACTTCGAGAAGACGCGGACGGCCATCTTCGTGGGTCCGACCGGCGTCGGCAAGACCACTACCATCGCCAAGCTGGCGGCGGTCTTTGCCCTGGGCGAGCAGAAGCGGGTGGAGTTGATCACGCTGGACACCTATCGGATCGCCGCCGCCGAACAACTGAGGACTTATGCCGACATCATCGGCGTCCCCATCCGCGTGGTTTCAGGCATCGAGGAGCTGGATCGGGCCATCCAGGAGGCCTCGGCGCGACGCGATTGCGTTTTCATCGACACCACCGGGCATTCTCACAAACAGGCCGAGGACATGGCGGCCTTGAGTTCTTTCTTGCGCCGCCGAAGCGACATCGAGAAGCACTTGGTGCTGAGCATCACCACCAAGTCCGACGACCTTCGCGAAATCATCGAAGCTTTCGGGGAATACGCCCCCGACAAGCTGGTTTTCACCAAGCTGGACGAGACCTCCACCTACGGATCCATCGCCGGCGAAGTGATCTTGAGCGGAATGCCGCTCTCATACCTGACCAACGGGCAAGCGGTTCCTGACGACATTCAGGTTCCCACCCCCCAATTCGTTTCGGAACTCGTGATTCCGGACTAG
- the flhA gene encoding flagellar biosynthesis protein FlhA, protein MKTATMGMPIGRLAGLQPRSDALMAAAVIGMLAVILIPLPSPLLDILIAFNIAMSVIILLVSLYVLAPLNFSVFPTLLLLFTLFRLSLNVASTRLILLHGSEGSSAAGRVIEAFGQFVVGGNYVVGVVIFLVLIAIQYIVVNHGAVRISEVTARFTLDAMPGKQMSIDADLNAGLIDEREARQRRDKVAAEAEFYGAMDGAVRFTQRDAVAGIIITLINILAGFAIGVGLHGMDLSAALETFTVLTIGDGLVSAIPSLLISITAGIMTTRAANQTNLSKDVGDQLFNNPKPVAMASGALFLLALVPGLPTLSFLILSGAVGSVAYYAHRQQKTMAHPVTPEDEELQAEQDKKEERMEQLMRLDPLGLELGYQLIQLVDNKGGADFLGRVKSIRRQIALDLGMIVPPVHITDNLQLNPKEYRILLKGVEIARAELIPEQLMAIDPGQTSGSIDGTPTQEPTFQLPALWIKPENREKAQLAGYTVVDNTTVLATHLTEVVKSHLHELLGRQEVKTLIDNVNETHPKVVEELIPKVLNVGQVQKVLQNLLRERVSIRDMVTILETLADYAPMTKNVSLLTEYARQSLGRSICQQHMDGQGRLKAFTLSPEIERTFSEAVTVTEQDSYLALDPQVARELVSKIHSAVEQGSFDGYPLLLTSSEVRLHLKRLVERVMPSLVVISHNEIPPHARVSSLGVIER, encoded by the coding sequence ATGAAAACAGCGACGATGGGTATGCCGATTGGAAGGCTGGCAGGCCTTCAGCCGAGATCCGACGCCCTGATGGCGGCGGCGGTCATCGGTATGCTCGCGGTCATTCTGATCCCGCTGCCTTCGCCCCTGCTCGACATCCTCATCGCCTTCAACATCGCGATGAGCGTCATTATTCTGCTGGTTTCCCTCTACGTGCTGGCGCCCCTCAATTTCTCGGTTTTTCCCACCCTGCTGCTGCTCTTTACCCTCTTCCGCCTCTCCCTCAACGTGGCTTCGACGCGGCTCATCCTGCTGCATGGATCGGAGGGATCGTCAGCCGCCGGACGGGTAATCGAAGCCTTCGGGCAATTCGTGGTGGGCGGCAACTACGTGGTGGGCGTCGTCATTTTCCTGGTCCTGATCGCGATTCAGTACATCGTGGTCAACCACGGCGCGGTGCGCATTTCAGAGGTCACGGCCCGCTTCACCCTGGACGCCATGCCGGGCAAGCAGATGAGCATCGACGCCGACCTCAACGCCGGACTCATCGACGAGCGCGAAGCCCGCCAACGCCGCGACAAAGTGGCCGCCGAAGCCGAGTTCTACGGCGCCATGGACGGAGCCGTCCGCTTCACCCAGCGGGACGCGGTGGCCGGCATCATCATCACTCTCATCAATATCCTGGCCGGATTCGCCATCGGCGTGGGGCTGCACGGCATGGACCTGAGCGCGGCGCTGGAGACCTTCACCGTTCTGACCATCGGCGACGGGCTGGTGTCGGCCATTCCTTCGCTGCTCATCTCCATCACCGCCGGCATCATGACCACCCGCGCCGCCAACCAGACCAATCTGAGCAAGGACGTGGGCGACCAGCTCTTCAACAATCCCAAGCCGGTAGCCATGGCTTCGGGAGCCCTTTTCCTGCTGGCCCTGGTCCCCGGACTGCCCACCCTCTCATTCCTCATCCTGTCGGGCGCCGTCGGATCGGTGGCCTATTACGCCCACCGCCAGCAGAAGACCATGGCCCACCCCGTCACCCCCGAGGACGAAGAGCTCCAGGCCGAGCAGGACAAGAAAGAGGAGCGGATGGAGCAGTTGATGCGGCTCGACCCGCTGGGGTTGGAACTGGGCTACCAGTTGATCCAACTGGTCGACAACAAGGGCGGTGCCGACTTCCTGGGACGGGTCAAGTCGATCCGCCGCCAGATTGCCCTCGACCTGGGAATGATCGTGCCGCCCGTCCACATCACCGACAATCTGCAGCTCAACCCCAAGGAATACCGCATCCTCCTCAAGGGCGTGGAGATCGCCCGTGCCGAGCTGATTCCCGAGCAACTGATGGCCATCGACCCCGGCCAGACCAGCGGCAGCATCGACGGCACGCCCACCCAGGAGCCCACTTTTCAACTGCCGGCTCTCTGGATCAAGCCGGAAAACCGCGAGAAAGCTCAATTGGCGGGCTACACGGTAGTCGACAACACCACCGTGCTGGCCACCCACTTGACCGAGGTCGTTAAGAGCCACCTGCACGAACTGTTGGGACGCCAGGAGGTCAAGACGCTGATCGACAACGTCAACGAGACCCATCCCAAAGTGGTGGAGGAGCTGATACCCAAGGTGCTCAACGTGGGGCAGGTGCAGAAGGTGCTGCAGAACCTGCTGCGGGAACGGGTTTCCATCCGCGACATGGTCACCATTCTGGAAACGCTGGCCGACTACGCGCCCATGACCAAGAACGTCTCCCTGCTCACCGAGTACGCCCGCCAGAGCCTGGGACGCTCCATCTGTCAGCAGCACATGGACGGGCAGGGGCGCCTCAAGGCATTCACCCTCTCGCCCGAGATCGAGCGCACCTTTTCCGAGGCCGTCACGGTGACCGAGCAAGACAGCTACCTGGCTTTGGATCCGCAGGTGGCCCGCGAACTTGTGTCCAAGATCCATTCCGCCGTCGAGCAGGGAAGCTTCGACGGCTACCCGCTCTTGTTGACGTCTTCCGAGGTTCGTTTGCACCTCAAACGCCTGGTTGAACGCGTGATGCCGTCGCTGGTGGTGATTTCTCACAACGAGATTCCGCCCCACGCGCGGGTCAGTTCCCTGGGAGTGATCGAGCGATGA
- the flhB gene encoding flagellar biosynthesis protein FlhB — translation MAKSDKTEKPTPKKRRDAREKGQVARSRDLSQSFVFLNAVLFMGLGGAFLFAQMQQVVLRNWKAYFNADVNLLTTEIIFQDAVFTVMKLAAPLVLLTLLIGFASQGLQSGFLISSHNLKPKLDGLNPKQGLQKIFSKRGLMQLVKSVMLIVVIAWLGYDSVSAHLPEFQKLSLLRVEGSVALMGKFLFALGLKVALFLAVLGVIDFVFQKYKFEEDLKQTKQEVKEDLKNTEGNPLVKGRIRRLQREMARKRMMASVPEADVVITNPSHYAVALKYDMEAMAAPLVLAKGQGHLAQKIKDLASEHDIPQVENVPLAQALYKSAEVGAEIPGDLFKAVAQVLAYVYRLKEENWH, via the coding sequence ATGGCGAAGTCGGACAAGACAGAAAAACCCACACCGAAGAAACGGCGGGACGCCCGCGAGAAGGGGCAGGTGGCGCGCAGCCGCGACCTTTCGCAGTCCTTCGTCTTCCTCAACGCCGTGCTCTTCATGGGTCTAGGGGGGGCTTTCCTGTTCGCTCAGATGCAGCAGGTGGTGCTGCGCAACTGGAAGGCTTACTTCAATGCCGACGTCAATCTTTTGACGACTGAGATCATTTTTCAGGACGCCGTCTTCACCGTCATGAAATTGGCGGCGCCCCTCGTTCTCTTGACGCTTCTTATCGGCTTCGCCTCGCAAGGACTTCAGAGCGGCTTCCTGATTTCTTCCCATAATCTGAAGCCCAAGCTGGACGGCCTCAACCCGAAACAGGGTTTGCAGAAGATTTTTTCCAAACGAGGACTGATGCAGTTGGTCAAGTCGGTCATGCTCATCGTTGTCATCGCCTGGTTGGGCTACGACTCGGTAAGCGCTCACCTGCCCGAGTTTCAGAAACTCTCGCTGCTGCGGGTTGAAGGATCTGTGGCGCTGATGGGCAAGTTCCTCTTTGCGCTGGGGCTGAAGGTGGCACTGTTCCTGGCAGTGCTGGGAGTGATCGACTTTGTGTTCCAGAAGTACAAGTTCGAGGAAGACCTCAAGCAGACCAAGCAGGAGGTTAAGGAGGATCTGAAGAACACCGAAGGCAACCCACTGGTCAAGGGACGCATCCGCCGCCTGCAGCGCGAGATGGCCCGTAAACGCATGATGGCCTCGGTCCCCGAGGCCGACGTGGTGATCACCAACCCCTCCCACTACGCGGTGGCCCTCAAGTACGACATGGAGGCCATGGCGGCTCCTCTGGTGCTGGCCAAAGGCCAGGGACACCTGGCTCAGAAGATCAAGGATCTGGCCTCCGAACACGACATCCCTCAGGTTGAAAACGTGCCCCTGGCCCAGGCCCTTTACAAGTCCGCCGAGGTTGGAGCCGAGATTCCAGGTGACCTCTTCAAGGCCGTGGCACAGGTCTTGGCATATGTGTACAGGCTTAAAGAAGAGAATTGGCACTGA
- a CDS encoding IPT/TIG domain-containing protein, whose protein sequence is MLIFVVLIVVLLSFWPETTGTQLTNQTVTLFGLPLGAVGLEVRLFVLVLVAGALGSFIHVATSAGDYIGNRKLYRSWIYWYILRLPVGASLALLVYLLLRGGVITGTGVSEVPQTAPFGIVGLSALAGMFAKKATNKLGEIFDMLFHTDQDDKLKDKVGAQAPVLTALDPSSLKVGSTQLELRITGQHFGEDTKVLIDGEARAAEYVSDTQLSLSLKKEDVAQAGVLKVQLENPSVRDKSDTMELSIEDDTE, encoded by the coding sequence TTGCTGATATTCGTGGTATTGATCGTCGTCCTTCTCAGCTTCTGGCCGGAAACGACCGGCACCCAACTCACCAATCAGACCGTCACCCTCTTCGGATTGCCCCTGGGAGCAGTCGGCCTGGAAGTCCGGCTCTTCGTGCTGGTGTTAGTGGCCGGCGCTCTAGGCAGCTTTATCCACGTCGCCACTTCAGCGGGAGATTACATCGGCAATCGCAAGCTATACCGGAGTTGGATCTATTGGTACATCCTGCGCCTTCCGGTGGGAGCCTCCCTGGCGCTTCTGGTTTATTTGCTGCTTCGTGGTGGAGTCATCACCGGCACGGGGGTATCGGAAGTCCCTCAGACGGCTCCCTTCGGCATCGTGGGACTTTCAGCCTTGGCCGGGATGTTTGCCAAGAAGGCCACCAACAAGCTTGGCGAGATCTTCGATATGCTCTTCCACACCGACCAGGACGATAAGCTTAAGGACAAGGTGGGCGCTCAGGCGCCGGTACTGACGGCCCTCGATCCTTCCAGCCTGAAGGTCGGCTCCACTCAGCTTGAACTCAGGATAACGGGTCAGCACTTCGGCGAGGACACCAAAGTCCTGATCGATGGTGAGGCGCGCGCCGCGGAGTACGTGAGCGATACCCAGCTCTCGCTCTCCTTGAAAAAGGAGGATGTCGCCCAGGCCGGAGTGCTGAAGGTGCAACTTGAAAATCCCAGCGTCAGAGACAAGTCAGACACCATGGAACTGAGTATCGAAGACGACACCGAGTGA